ATTGCGCGTCTCTCCGTCACTCTGGAAGATTGTGCAGTTGCTGAATTACTTGCGCACCGTTACGCATTTCCAGCGCAACTCCTGTAGTGTTACTATCTCGAAGCCGCGGGGCCAAACCTTTCCTTTAATTTGATGAACATCGTAATATGAAGTGCAAGGAAAGCTCTCTTTTTTAACCCCTTTCTTTCAATATAGTATAGATTTTTTTGGTGTATTACAATACTAGCCTGCTACCAGATGTTTCTAGATGTAATTTTCCTTCACCTATTGGCAAACATTTATTTAACACGAATGTTTGAGAACTTCAAGTATCTGTTTTTACTCTTATATTTTGCTTCAAATAAATAGGTTCAACAAGCTTTCATATCCATGATGTCTTTATGCATGCATTTCTTTCGTCAACTTGTGTTGATCCAGGACTAACTGGTTAAGTTTGGCGGAGATCTACGCAAATAAGTACTAAAGCACTCCCATCTACTTATCTTTACCTCTAACATCATTCAGTGTTGCACTGAGAGCTTCTAGTGATTGTTTATGAGTCATGCTACATTTAACTCATACATAAGCTTGCTTCCCTTTAAAAGTTGAGCTTAGGCACCTAAGAAAAATATCTCCGCcagtttaattttcatcatTCATACTAGAATATAGTTTGGTATGCTTTTTCCTGATTGTTACTAAGAAGATATTTTAGTTCGACAACATTATAGTTGGTTTCCCGTATATAATCTGTCTGTAACGTATTTTGAAGattgtgttttgattttggaatgttaaaatgttcatttttttgcCAGATATTGGTATCACTTTGTCTTCAAGAAGGTCTAttgtttttaatgaatttttatGCAGTAAAACTTACCTCCAACGTGCATACTTTTTCCATAATGCTGCTGTTTCTGATCGGAACCAAGTTGTTAAAATAATAGCAAATAGATTTATTATTTGCATATGaatttaaatgtaataaaatgatAGCTATAGATTTCTTATTTGCTCACCCATGGTTCCGTCCCAATGCTGGTCACCTTCTAGTAAGCATAACGTTTGACAAGCATCGCCGTTGCCGAAAATTGTCACATTTTTCTTTAAGAACAATGTATGAACTCTTACAAAGATCAGTTATTAACTTGAAAGCAAATCGTGAAATAATTGGTTCTTGCATCATTTGGAAGTGTTTTATTTAACATGTTCGCTCTtgcaaaaactatttcaactcTTGCATTTATCTGCGTATCAAGCTGCCTCTGACGACATCTTTGCCACATTTTCTCTTTCACCGTTCAGTCTCTATTTCTTGCACTCTGCGGGACAGTCTTCTTCCTCGCAGATTTCGCACACATTCTGCTTGTCCACTTCGTACACTTTGATGGCGTTCAGATctgaaaattatttaaaaaagcaaCGAGTATCACATGCCCTGTGCAATTCCATAGCTAATCTATGACTATTACTCACTTGTATTATAATAATCGTACACAACAACATACGCTGGACGCTTCAATGCTACCTTAAAGCGTCTGTACGCAGTCACGGTAAAACAGTTTCGCTCGGTGCCCATATTGTTGTAGTACAGAACGACTGAAGTGCCACCGTAACGAATTTCCATGTTCTGCGAATGAAATTCCAAGCAATTAAATGGTAGCTCCAAGTATCCCCCATTTACAACATTCAAATATGCTTACCTGTATCGGATTCACCGTCGTCTGCTCGCTGATCGGATTGCGATCGACAACGTAACCGCTCGGTAAGGTCACCTCGATTAGTGCCATGTTCGATTGACTGTCGGTCAGCTCGGGGATGTAGTTGGCACAGACCCTCAGTCTCAGCTCGTAGTCTGAGCCTGTGTTCTGTTTTTCCAGGTCTAGTTTGAAACGATGCTCAAAGTTGACGAGATTCAAATCAAATTGATAAACGACCTCCAGCAGCCCAAACCCAATACCCCCTACATTGATCTCAAGTTTTTTCGTGTCCTCCGGTATTTCCAAGAAATTTTGGACATCAATTTGCTCCGAGTTGATGTTGAAGTACTTTGTGCTCTTCTTATACTTCAGTTGAACGGTGTAGTCGTTTCGGGACGGAGATATCTTTTCCGCCAATTTGGTCAGCGCTTTAAGGCCCACAAACGTGTCTTGCGTGCGTGGAAAGCTTCCGGTAACGTACCGTTGATTCACCAACCAATTCATAACCGGTATACCGTCCAGATACTTCTCGGCCATCACAAACGACAACAGAGCATATGCTGTGGTTTCTATTTGGTTCGTTGTTCCCCAGTAccgttcttttttattattatcactgATAGACATATCAATCAGCTTATCGAGTGCCTCTTTCTTCATGGTGTGTCCGTTCAACATCATCGCGTAGGTTGCTATCGATAGGTCGTATGCATTGTTAATGAATGCAAGCTGATTACTCAGATAGTTCATTCCGTTTTGGATTACCACCACGTGCTTCACTTTGGCAATGTCATTCTCCAGCAATGCCGTCAACACATACGATGTGAGGGCCACACCATTGCGCAACCCTCCTTGCATATCTTTGTGCCACACTTTACCGGTCTCGTCAAACCGTCCCGAGCTGTGCTGCTTCGAGGCCAACCAATCCAATGCCTTCTCTACCATTGCTGCATCTATATCGTTCATGTATTTCGATGCAGTTTGCATCGATGTGGCAACGAACGCGGTGAGAAACACGCTGCTGCCACTTTTCTCCCACACACCAAACGAACCATCTGTCTGGCGGTAACGCATCTGGTTCTGATATCCTTGACGCAACAAATTCGTAGCTTTGTCGATTAGATGTTGTTCTTTCGATCCGGTGGCATACAGATAATCCAGCACCAAAATGTTGGGAacaaatttgaccatattcTGCTCACCACATCCCGTCGGAACGGCGAGTAGATTGTCCAGGTTCTTGATGACCATGGTCAGCAAGTTGGCTGTAGAAATGATTGGGTAAAAGAAGAACAGCTAAGAATGACTTTAACTAATTTGTAAACTTTCTACTTACGGTTTAGTCTAAACTCAATCTTTTTCGATCCATTGTCGGCCTTCTTGTTGATGTCCAAGTTGAAAGGGaacgtttgatttttgtaatcGTCGAAGCAGAAAAAGCTTGTATCCATTTTTGGTTGCGCCAAGCTTTCGGGCATCACCCTTATCACCTTTTCCAACGCATCCGTTTCGTGCCCCAGCATTATCGAAGCCTTCACACGAACCGCCATCTCGCCGAGCTTGCGGGCCTTTACGAAAAATGAGATCGGAACACCAACCTTCGGAGGAACGCTTACCGATTTGGTGCAGCTGAGATCTGgaaaataaatgtttattttttttatgtaatctTATTGATACAAACCTCACTCACCCGTAACTGGACGTCCGATGAACTCGGTCTGGTTGGCCACATTGTACAGCGTCACATCGGCTATATACTCCGCTCCAAGGTTGTTGAACAGCGTAAACTGCAACACGACCGCTTCGCCTCGTTTTATTGAATATGGTAAGTTCTCTACGATGTAGAACGGCTGGACTGTTGTGAACTGGATTGGCTTCTTGATGATACCCAACCCGTACACGGGATCGATCGAGAAGCCCGTCAGATACCAGGAGGTGGTCGTGTCCGGTACTACCTCGATCAGCTTGCGACTCCCCGACCGTCCGATGGAAACATTCTTCCACAGCCACGATTCTTGAAAGTTAGTCCGATACGACACCAGCTTGCCGATCGGCTTGCCTGACTGCAGTGCATTACGCCCCGTCTTTTCATTTGCACTATCGAACAAGATATCGTCCAGTGTCCTGGCGAACAGACCCAAGCTCTGCAAAAGTAATTACGCGTCCCGTTTGTGATAATTGATAATTGTTTGTGATAAATTCTGGTATATCTTGCTCTTGCTCGATTTTTGCATCATACATACGTGGAATATGTCAAACTCGTTCTCATTGATTGCATGGAACCCATCAAACACCTGCCCAATGTCCTCCCAGAACAGGTCGTGGTTCTTGTTGAACAGTAGCAAGGCTTTGTCATACGCGGCCAGCCCAACGTACGCTCCTGGGCGTCCAGACATGCTCAGCTCGATTTGTCGTCCCGGCTTGATCTCTTGCTCGTCAATGCTTAAATCAAACTGTTTTCAAACAACACGAATAAGTGTTACCTTAAACAACGTGACATACAATTGCTTACATTATTGCGAAGCTCTTGGAAATCGAGGTCTGCGTAGTCGTACACCACAGTGCGGCCCGCTACGGTAGCGATGAGAATTTTCGCCCTCGGAATCATCTTTTCTGTTGCGTTTAGCTGCAACAGGTACTTCGTTTGCTTGTTGGGTCGCATGAAGCCTGCATCGATAATGTTGCCCTTTGACATGACATAGTACACAAAGAATGTCATGCGCTCCGTGCACGTCACCATGAAGCGCATCAATTTGTTCCGTTTGATGCTAGAACGATATGTTATGTTATACATCACACTGCCACCTTCACTTTGTAGCAAGTTATTACTCACGGTGATTTCAGCTCCAGTTTAATGTAAGCATCCGTAACCGTTTCTACCTTATTCACATcttcataaaaaaagaatccaTCAACAGCATTGAACTGCAAAAGAACTGACCCTTCAAGATGCTTTGTCAACGATTAAATAACCATTCTCGATACTTACGCTAATACCGAGTTGTTCAGTACCCTCACTTGGTTGCAGCTCGAGCTTAATCAATCCATCGTTATCACTCGTTGTTGTCGTTTCGAATCCTACATCGGATACCTCTACCTTACCGCTAATGCCTTTAGCCGGTGTTCCATCATGGTGTGTAAACTGCAGCGCACATTTGAACGGGAGTCCCGGACGAAACTGTGGACTCTCTTTTATCAACTCTACTCGGTACGCATACCTATATACCGTGATTTGTGACTGTTTGACCACCGTACGATCTGTGAAGAGATATTTCTTATTTAATCACTGTTAGCAACGGTATCTCGAACATGATTGTTACTTGTGTGCTGCTCGATAAATGACACCTTCACTCGTACATCCTGCTGATCTGCATCCATTGCAAAATTGTTAAAGCGCAACTCTACCTGGCCCTTTCCGTACACAGTCAGCTCTTTTTTCTGATTTAGCTTATCGTCTTCTAGGTACAGCTCCACCTTAGCCACTCCTTGCACTGGCTTACCAAAGTGATAGTTCGCTTCGATTGTAAGAGTCACAGCTTGGTGCTCTTCCAGTGGAATCACCGATGGCATGACCTGCACGTCGAACGTTGACAACACGTACTCCTTCACCTCAAACGTCTTTGACACAAGCTCTTCTCCTTCCACCTCCACCGAGATATTCCAGACCCCGAGCATTGGA
This genomic interval from Anopheles merus strain MAF chromosome 3L, AmerM5.1, whole genome shotgun sequence contains the following:
- the LOC121599198 gene encoding CD109 antigen-like, giving the protein MWQFIRSRILTVIIFIGAAHGLLVVGPKFIRANQEYTLVISNFNSQLSKVDLLLKLEGETDNGLSVLNVTKMVDVRRNMNRMINFNMPEDLTAGNYKITIDGQRGFSFHKEAELVYLSKSISGLIQVDKPVFKPGDTVNFRVIVLDTELKPPARVKSVYVTIRDPQRNVIRKWSTAKLYAGVFESDLQIAPTPMLGVWNISVEVEGEELVSKTFEVKEYVLSTFDVQVMPSVIPLEEHQAVTLTIEANYHFGKPVQGVAKVELYLEDDKLNQKKELTVYGKGQVELRFNNFAMDADQQDVRVKVSFIEQHTNRTVVKQSQITVYRYAYRVELIKESPQFRPGLPFKCALQFTHHDGTPAKGISGKVEVSDVGFETTTTSDNDGLIKLELQPSEGTEQLGISFNAVDGFFFYEDVNKVETVTDAYIKLELKSPIKRNKLMRFMVTCTERMTFFVYYVMSKGNIIDAGFMRPNKQTKYLLQLNATEKMIPRAKILIATVAGRTVVYDYADLDFQELRNNFDLSIDEQEIKPGRQIELSMSGRPGAYVGLAAYDKALLLFNKNHDLFWEDIGQVFDGFHAINENEFDIFHSLGLFARTLDDILFDSANEKTGRNALQSGKPIGKLVSYRTNFQESWLWKNVSIGRSGSRKLIEVVPDTTTSWYLTGFSIDPVYGLGIIKKPIQFTTVQPFYIVENLPYSIKRGEAVVLQFTLFNNLGAEYIADVTLYNVANQTEFIGRPVTDLSCTKSVSVPPKVGVPISFFVKARKLGEMAVRVKASIMLGHETDALEKVIRVMPESLAQPKMDTSFFCFDDYKNQTFPFNLDINKKADNGSKKIEFRLNPNLLTMVIKNLDNLLAVPTGCGEQNMVKFVPNILVLDYLYATGSKEQHLIDKATNLLRQGYQNQMRYRQTDGSFGVWEKSGSSVFLTAFVATSMQTASKYMNDIDAAMVEKALDWLASKQHSSGRFDETGKVWHKDMQGGLRNGVALTSYVLTALLENDIAKVKHVVVIQNGMNYLSNQLAFINNAYDLSIATYAMMLNGHTMKKEALDKLIDMSISDNNKKERYWGTTNQIETTAYALLSFVMAEKYLDGIPVMNWLVNQRYVTGSFPRTQDTFVGLKALTKLAEKISPSRNDYTVQLKYKKSTKYFNINSEQIDVQNFLEIPEDTKKLEINVGGIGFGLLEVVYQFDLNLVNFEHRFKLDLEKQNTGSDYELRLRVCANYIPELTDSQSNMALIEVTLPSGYVVDRNPISEQTTVNPIQNMEIRYGGTSVVLYYNNMGTERNCFTVTAYRRFKVALKRPAYVVVYDYYNTNLNAIKVYEVDKQNVCEICEEEDCPAECKK